A single window of Salvia splendens isolate huo1 chromosome 6, SspV2, whole genome shotgun sequence DNA harbors:
- the LOC121807340 gene encoding CCR4-NOT transcription complex subunit 11-like, with translation MKIISSPLSDLDSLKMLGFEDCGKLLRLLSAGEDKTVEDIVAEFNSKFPLPLHFYACSALDFLTTDPKEKFLNPSQRLIAFAIIHQAYSSHQPSSNPFISKLVSAACDDVAEKYERAFVLLLLSSTSVNGRKFLKQSAADYINNFDLSSHSFTQREQLQQQYCVKVQTEPFKCLLKDNSVKNIVPDPDVPRGCDSNSSEFDSQPGVTSKIGSGNKEETLVGLLSSFSLDGLGPQWIRPLPPRLPVMDGELMWLNPDMNHELLWDYGMCADTSRGVAVRDLISKALKGPLVPVQQEQVLVELANDPKLVYHCGLTPKKLPDLVENNPMIAVEVLIKLVNSSEIKEYFTVLVNMEMSLHSMEVVNRLTTTIELPTMFLHTYISNCISACQGIKDRYMQNRLVRLVCVFLQSLIRNKIINVNDIFIEVQAFCIEFSRIREAAGLFRLLKTLE, from the exons ATGAAAATCATCAGCTCCCCTCTCTCTGACTTGGATTCACTGAAAATGTTGGGCTTTGAAGACTGTGGTAAGCTGCTCCGGCTGCTCAGCGCCGGCGAAGACAAGACCGTCGAAGATATCGTGGCCGAATTCAACTCCAAATTCCCTCTCCCTCTGCATTTTTATGCATGCTCCGCCCTCGACTTCCTCACTACTGACCCCAAG GAGAAATTTCTAAATCCAAGTCAGCGGTTAATTGCGTTTGCAATcattcatcaagcatattcaTCACACCAACCTTCCTCAAACCCTTTCATTTCCAAGCTTGTTAGT GCAGCATGTGATGACGTAGCTGAAAAGTATGAAAGGGCATTTGTTCTTCTCTTATTGAGCTCCACCAGTGTCAATGGCAGAAAG TTTCTCAAGCAATCTGCGGCAGATTACATAAATAACTTTGATCTTTCATCTCAT TCCTTTACACAACGTGAGCAGTTGCAGCAACAATATTGTGTCAAAGTTCAGACAGAGCCATTTAAATGCTTGTTAAAGGACAACTCTGTGAAAAATATAGTACCTGATCCTGATGTGCCCCGTGGATGTGATAGTAATTCATCTGA GTTTGATTCACAGCCTGGAGTTACATCTAAAATTGGATCTGGGAATAAAGAAGAAACTCTTGTTGGGTTGTTGTCCTCTTTTTCACTAGATGGATTAGGTCCACAATGGATAAGGCCGCTCCCTCCAAGGCTTCCAGTAATGGATGGAGAG CTAATGTGGCTGAACCCCGATATGAACCATGAGCTTTTATGGGACTATGGGATGTGTGCTGATACTAGTAGAGGAGTTGCTGTAAGAGATTTAATTTCAAAAGCTTTGAAGGGGCCACTTGTACCTGTGCAACAAGAG CAAGTGCTGGTGGAGTTAGCAAATGACCCGAAGCTTGTATATCATTGTGGACTAACACCCAAAAAGCTCCCG GACCTAGTGGAAAATAATCCCATGATTGCTGTCGAAGTGCTGATTAAGTTGGTGAATTCATCCGAAATTAAGGA ATATTTTACAGTTCTTGTAAATATGGAGATGAGCCTTCATTCCATGGAAGTTGTAAATAGGCTGACCACTACAATTGAACTTCCTACGATGTTCTTACACACTTATATTTCCAACTGTATAAGTGCTTGTCAGGGTATCAAG GATAGGTATATGCAGAACAGACTTGTGAGACTGGTTTGTGTTTTTCTGCAAAGTTTAATCCGAAACAAAATAATCAATG TGAACGACATCTTCATCGAAGTGCAAGCGTTCTGCATCGAGTTCTCGAGGATCAGAGAAGCAGCAGGCTTATTTAGGCTGTTGAAGACCTTGGAGTAG